TCTCAGAGCACAGTGTCAATAGATGAAGTTGCTGAAATGTCCGTTTTTTTAAGGTACCATCCTAACTTCTCAGGGTGTCATCACGCCCATTAGCCCTCGGATATGGGGGTGAGGCGTCATCAGGGTGGGCTGAGGCTGGAGAGCAGTGAGCCATGGGTCAGAATTCTCTTGGGAGTTCGGAAAGGAAGGGTCCACCCAAATACTCCTTTGCTGTTGGGGTGCAGAGGGAACATGGATTTTGCTTCTGCCTCACCGAGGAGTCAAGTCCATGTGACCATGTGAGACCATGCCCGTGCTCCTGTGCGCGCGTAGTCGATGTTACAGAAAACCTCGCGGCACGTCAGTATCCTGTGTGTGTGAACTTTCCAATTGTATTTCAGACGTTAAGAAAGAAAGGCCTTAATGGTTGTGAGAGCCCCGATGCTGACGATTACTTTGAGCACAGTCCACTCTCGGAGGACAGACTCAGCAAACTAAATGAAGAGggtgattttattttcaaacGAGGCCCTGTAAGTACTGCCCTCGCCTCACCTTGTGATGTGTTGATCCTTTCTGTTAACTTCATCGTCTAGGCTCTGAACAAGAAGGAGCACCGAGGGTGCGACAGCCCAGACCCCGATACTCCCTATGTGCTAACGCCACACACAGAAGAGaagtataaaaaaattaatgaggaaTTTGATAATATGATGCGGAATCATAAAATCGCAGTGAGTACTAACGTCTGGCTTGTGCTTTTAACTTGTGCATGGAGAGACTGaccacatgccttgtttattttcaGTGGCGGCAGTTATAAGTAGGAGGAGGGAAAAGCATATTTTACTTTATAGAACTTTAGGTCAAAATCGCTGAAATCTTACCATACGTGCTCAGTGCCTTAAACATAGGCGTGAGGAGAAACGTTCTGGTCAGGCTCGCTTCCCACTGCGCCCTGTGCCTGTGGGGAGGGCACCTGCCACATCCTGGATtcgtttccttctctgtaaaggAGTGAGTTGCCTCACGTCATGTTTAAGGTCTCGTCAGCTCTAAATTTCAGCGATTTTAACTGTAGGGTGCATATGACTGCCCTCTCCCTCCtaggacttaaaaaaatatttcatgcactTTAAATAGATCTTGAGACTATGGGGTATAAAATGGttagatttattaaaaaatttgctgttttagaattattattaaaatatatttttattgatttcagagaggaagggagagggagagagaaacatcaatgataagagagaatcatggattcgctgtctcctgcacaccccctactggggatcgagcccgcaacccaggcatgtgccctggctgggaattgaactgtgacctcctggttcacaggttgacgctcaaccactgagccccgctggTGGggctcaaaattatttttcctcgtGTTGTGTAGTTGCTGTCATAGTAGCAGCTCACTGCTTGGCTCTTTGTAAATGTCTTCAAACCACTTGGCAACAACATCTCCTGTGCTTTGCTGAGCCTGTGGGCACCGAGGAAGGGAGCCCTGGATCTAGTTcagtttaacactagaaagactgaaatttagtatatacctatattgcccaaaagcagtcaaaatgactgcattgtgaaagaataatatcggagcactcttcacttatgttccttagcttttccaataactcacttctattcgacatttctttcatgaatttagggcgcaaaagaaataaaataaacaacttattagaacaaatatcactgcataaagattcgaataacaagtactagtttagcttattgagcaactgcaacttatcaagtatcgacaatttatcatgtacttgtatgttatcatgtgacggtaatcgaaaaaaaatgaaaactgttatttcaatacagaggcgaactggtcatataagaaatttactcaattcaataataagagtcatttgattatttaaaatttcccaagcagtcaaaatgacagcttttgggcaatataggtataacacatatatatatatactggaaatgaaggagggggaggtaactacagttattaataaacgcatttatatgttgtacaaaaagtcacaaaattctaagacattgtgtcttatatacataattgtttttctaattgaaattaaaaagcagtcaaaatgacttccttgggcaagcTAGTGTTAAGAAGCAGCTTCTTAACCCGGTTGCAGAGTGAATAGTCGTTGAGAGCTGTCCATGCTCACACCTCCAACCATAAAGAACCGGTCTTTCTTTGAGCTCATGCTCCTTGGACAGCCCTTCAAAGAGTTTTCATTGGAAGTCCCGTTGGCAAGAGCGCCTCACGGCAGCTGTTGTGAATCTGCGTTTCAAACGCCGTGAGTGTCGTGTAGGCCTCACCGTCAGAGTTAATGCTCTTAAAACTACGCTCTGAAGTATGCGTCATGGGCTATTTCTTCAGAGCAGTCCCATACTGTACACGCCACTCATGAAAGATAGACTTAactccctgaccggtttggctcagtggatagagcgtcagcctgcagactcaagggtcccgggttcgattccagtcaagggcatgtacctcggttgtgggcacatccccagtagggggtgtgcgggaggcagctgatcgatgtttctctctcatcgatgtttctgactctctgtccctctcccttcctctctgtaaaaaaatcaataaaatattaaaaagaaaagatagactTAAGGACATATTTTTGTGCTAATACCATCattgtctttaaaaacaaaacaatagcaaacaaaaaactaaaattcCTTCTGACCTCATAGGGGTGTTGGTGACCCTGCAGTTAATGCTAAGCTGTAAAAAATATTGTGTGAATAAAAGTGTTTacctttgaaaaatttttaaatcttatgtCCACTGTTTAGTGTCTGTTAATGAATTATAATTTTCTATCTGAAATAAACTATTGAATAGGATATATAAACTGTATTCTTCCAACGTTGAATTAGTGTTTCCTAACTTTGcaaatcactttaaaaaagtCTGAAGAGGAAaggtttttctctcattttaaattataaaaaggaTTGTTATTTATCATCTGTTGAAATTGGTCTATGcaggaatgaaagaggaaaatggaAAACACTTTAAAGGGGGTGTGGACTGTTTGGAGGGAAGTAAGAGAGCAGTGATAATAGTTATAATTTAATCATCAGACAATTTAGAGAGAGCTTGTCAgttgttaattttattgtttagattattttttccctttcgtTACACTCGGATTGCTTTGTGCTACATATGTAACTTAattgttgtttttagttttgtcCATCAAGAATGTCAGTCAATTAATTCATTCCAGGGTTATTTATAATGTCGGAAATTATATGTATTAAGTTTATAATATTTCTACACACTTTGCCCTTTTTATTATAATGGGAATCTCCCAATAGAAATGTAATGTGACTAAACTGGTTTCATTGAAGTGATGATTTATGCTTAACTTGGTAACACGatatattttgtaatttctaAATTTGACCACAGTACTTTAACATTAGGTGGACTTTTTCATCTCTGAATGTttgaaatatataacatatacattATGTCAGAATATATGTATTAATACATAAACAATGGAAAAGGTTCATGGGAAACATACTCCTGTTTAAATATAATTCTAAAGGAAAGAGTTTACACCTGCGAGTTGAAGATTTATAAGGATCTGTCCCCATCCTCTGCTTTTAATAATGAGTTAGTTAGTGAAGTTCATAAGTGAATGCGTTTGAAGGAAATGAACCTGACAGCTTCTCTGCCTGTTCTTTCTTTACAGCCGGGGTTGCCGCCTCAGAACTTCTCCATGTCCGTCACGGTCCCCGTGAGCAGCCCGAACGCGCTGTCCTACACCAGCCCCGGGAGCGGCCTGGTGTCCCCGGCCTTGGCCGCCGGCTCCGCGTTGGCGGACTCGGGCATGCTCTCCCCGCCGCAGGCCGCGCTGCACAGGACCGTGTCCCCCGGCGCCCCGCCGCGGCCGCCCAGCACTGGCAGTGCGGGTAGGTGGTGACGGCTGTGCTGGCAGCTCTTTGTcaaaaagggtaaaaaaaaacaaaccaaaccaaattgCTACCCTAAGCAGTTCTTAATGCTGCTGCTCTTacctttattgttttaataaacaataactggctttcttttaaagtatttttaaaaatatattgttattgacctcagagaggaagggagagggagggagggagaggaacatcaatgatgagaatcatggattggctgcctcctgtaccacccccccacccccacccccactcacacacactggggatcgagccagatatctgccctgacaggaatcaaacctcgacctcctggttcataggtcaatgcttaacccctgagccacaccggctgggctcaagTATTTTTTTGACAATCTGCTGTGGCTCTCGCACCGCGTCAGGTCCAGGGGAGCGGGATATACCACCTGTCACTATCAGCCCTCCTCATGGGACAGCCATGCTTGCACGGGCAGGACATCGTGAGCAGAGATTTAAAGTGGCGTGGACCATTCATGTTGAAAATGGCGGAACGCACTCAACTGACTGGAGTTGGTGCTTTTGCATCTCTCCCTGCCCGAATGTGTTCATTAATCAGCAGGATTTGCAGTGCACTGACGGCCTCCCTCAGTGGATGCGCGCCTCCCCGTGCCTGGTCGGTAGTGCTCCCCGAGCACTGCTCACCCAGCAGCGAGCACTGTCGGCACTGACACCCGCCAGGCAGGCACACGCAGGGCCGGCAGCGAGCTCGGGTGCAGGGCGGGCAGAGCAGGCCGACAGCTGCGAGTGTGCGGCACAGTTCATCCTCGCATCATTATTGATGAATGTATCTATATTGTGCTTGTATGATGGTTGTTGTTATCCTTACTTATGAGTTATCGTTTAGGGAGTGATGGCCTGTAACTTAACCTACATACGTTACCCGTCACTGCCAAGTTCAGACTGGCCGGGTGTTCCTTAGGCGTGGGGTGAGGCCCCCTCCGTGCACTTCCTTCAGATGCTGATAAGGAGGCGGTTCCTACTCAccctgtcctctctcctctccccctcccaggtGGGATGCTGAGCTCGTCGGACCTCACGGTGCCCAATGGAGCCGGGAGCAGCCCTGTCGGTGAGTGGATCCTGCGCTCGCGCGTTGTCGGCAGCTGCGGCCGTGGAGGAGGGATGGTCCCCCCCACCGGCCTCTGCCGACGAGGGAAGGGGTGCGTGGCACCCCTGTAGCCTGGTTTGTCCCCGAGGGTGCGTCTGCCTCGGCCTCACGTTTCCTGGTAACTCCCCGCTTTATTCCTCACGCCGTGGCCTGGAGCTCAGCTCTCAGTTACCTGTGGCGAGCCTCCTCCCAGCAAGGAATTATTCTTTTCTAAAGTCCAAATCGCCACAGCACAACTTCTACATCAACACCGTCAAGGAGACGCTTTCTGTAGCATCTCTTCTCCCAAAATTAGACTAACAGGCCATGGACCATCGGACAGCGGGGGATGTGGGCAGGGAGCTGCCGGGAGGCACTGGCGGCTGCTTCAGGGGCACAGAGAAGCGAGCAGCGGGTCCGTGGGCGCTGGTGGTCATGGCAGGACACTCACATGGTGGCGTGGTCGCAGCCCGCTGGTTTCTCACTTCGGGATCCTCCCAAGAGGACTTAAACCCTTAAACCCTTGTCACAGTGTGTCCGCCCGCCCAGGAGGCTGGTGAGAGAGACTGTGCTCTTACCGTGACAGTACGGCACGCGTGCCCGAGGTCCAAGGACAGCTGTATGCCTCTGGGTTGCCGTCCtactaagacagtggttctcaaccttctggccctttaatacagttcctcctgttgtgacccaaccataaaattattttcgtggctacttcatcactgtcatgttgccactgtgatgaatcgtcatgtaaatatctgttatgcaggatggtcttaggcgacccctgtgagagggtcgttcgaccgccaaaggggtcgcgacccacaggttgagaaccgctgtactaagGCACCCTGGTCTCCGATCTGTGGTCACCGTCCTAGTGACCTGAGAGGAAACGCAGGCGCTCCTCTCTGCCTTCGCACTGCTGTGGGGCCGGGAGACTTCTAGGGACAGTTCCCATGCCTCCCCCTCATTCACACAAACGGAACCAGCTTCTCCTCGAGTAAACGATGAGATGTGGAATAACTTGATTTACGTTGAAGAGAAATAAACAGGCTCATTAGTAAGACAAGCTACAAACATTGCGACCTGACGTCGGAATAAATGCCCAATTATATTTGCCACCGTGTTAAGTGCTAGTTAAACGGAATTAAACAGGTAAGACCGGTTGTAGGATCTGTTTAAATAGATAATTAATGTGCAAAAATTTATAAAGGCCTCACCAGTTATCCGTCGGGGCTCTCACACCTGGATGTGTCTTTCCAAATATTTACAGCCTTTTCATCTCTGTGTAGCTGTGTGCACATCAGTGTTTCATCTGcgcttcccccctccccgccctgccccgtTCATCTTGCTCTCCCTTTACCTCCAGCTGCCTGAGGCTGGAGCAGCCATTCCCACTACATTCAATGTTCACTTTACTGGGTGGGTCTTGTTTTCTCTGTTGTCGTTTttgtaaacatgtttttattgctttcagagaggaatggggcaCCTAGGAGCAGCTCCCGTCCCCGTCTCCCTCCCGTCCCCTGTGCTCTCCCgtccctttctccctcctacCTGGACCCCCGGGTACCAGCCGCCCTGTCCAGCCGAACGGCCTCAGAGCGCCCACAGGGGGAGAGGAACTAGCGCTTCTTGATAACGTTCTGAATTACCTCTGTATCACCTTCTGATGTTTGAGAGGACTTGACCCTTCAGGTTGGAGTGCACAGCAAGGAAACAAGCATCTTCCAAGTGCGGCCAGAGACTGAGAAAAGACATTGTGCCCTTACTTCATGAAGGAAAGGCCGCCGAGCTCACTGTTCATGTTAACCCGGCGTCCTGTTGGTTCCTAGCAAGCCATCCTGTCCGTGACCGAAAGGGTTTGATAAGTGTTTCCTACCCAGATGCCTTGCTTGGCGGTTGTCTCTGCCCGACACAGCCGAGCTCTGCCCGCTGGGGTGGCTGAGGGAGCCTGTTCCTAACCGCCCTGCTTCTGAAGCCACAGGGGCAGGAAACGGCTCGCTGAGCGTGGAGAGGAGCGGCGGCCTGGGTCCAGTACGTCCCCCTCAGGGTGACGGGAGCGGCCGGCAGGGGACGGCCT
This sequence is a window from Myotis daubentonii chromosome 21, mMyoDau2.1, whole genome shotgun sequence. Protein-coding genes within it:
- the MEF2A gene encoding myocyte-specific enhancer factor 2A isoform X9, with product MGRKKIQITRIMDERNRQVTFTKRKFGLMKKAYELSVLCDCEIALIIFNSSNKLFQYASTDMDKVLLKYTEYNEPHESRTNSDIVEALNKKEHRGCDSPDPDTPYVLTPHTEEKYKKINEEFDNMMRNHKIAPGLPPQNFSMSVTVPVSSPNALSYTSPGSGLVSPALAAGSALADSGMLSPPQAALHRTVSPGAPPRPPSTGSAGGMLSSSDLTVPNGAGSSPVERPADQQLAGLAAPRHPRGVRDDAQPAPAGARVLGHAHRL